The proteins below come from a single Oscillospiraceae bacterium genomic window:
- a CDS encoding MATE family efflux transporter produces the protein MSQHKDHFTPRMFHRLLAPSLAYSLGLAFAAMADAIVIGWQMGVTGLAALCFSLPLHTMLLAFVHGLGLGGSTRYARLLAEGKPAQATDCFNRVLQAGLAVSVLLAALVNLFPQAILELLGTTPADGTLYTAAKGYLCLIASGAPLFLLKYVLNDFLRSDDNRRLATRGSLYGNAIRIALDLVLVPGLGMGTAGAAGATLIGLSVSVLCYMPALFAKDRTLHLAAARPNPRETLSCLKSGLPAAAPYLYRMVFFLFANHLLLRLEGENGVAVFAVVQSTAYLILYIYIGAAKAAQPLFRTFYGEKNLPAARRALAFALRWGLYAGSTAAALIFLFPGLICSAFGLHEEALHYLGAPALRLYALSSIGAGVSMVLHTYYRSIHEEQNAFIITLLRNFVILLPCTVFFATSLPQFWWLYPVTELLSLLLLFVWRCLTGRERLFDAARVYSLTMHGSSREFTAMAGGIAAFCDRWQAAPRQRYFVSMAAAESCSAFLEQAPGHIAEIQITLVALEDGDFELHIRDNTDFFDSFSAQADRLGGKGTLDIEAVGMQVIHQQAKEFSYQQYESFSTLVVRI, from the coding sequence ATGAGTCAACATAAGGATCACTTTACACCGCGGATGTTCCACCGCCTGCTCGCCCCCTCACTGGCGTACTCCTTAGGGCTGGCGTTTGCTGCCATGGCAGATGCCATAGTAATCGGCTGGCAGATGGGCGTCACCGGCCTGGCGGCGCTCTGCTTCAGTCTGCCGCTGCATACGATGCTCCTTGCCTTTGTACATGGTCTGGGGCTGGGCGGCAGCACGCGCTATGCCCGGCTTCTGGCGGAGGGAAAGCCCGCGCAGGCAACAGATTGCTTCAACCGCGTCCTGCAGGCGGGGCTTGCCGTCAGCGTGCTGCTTGCCGCGCTTGTCAATCTGTTCCCGCAAGCAATTCTGGAGCTTTTGGGCACCACACCCGCTGACGGCACACTGTACACCGCCGCCAAAGGCTATCTGTGTCTGATCGCATCCGGTGCGCCGCTCTTTCTTTTAAAGTATGTGCTCAACGACTTTTTGCGCAGCGATGACAACCGGCGGCTGGCAACGCGTGGTTCCCTGTATGGCAACGCCATCCGCATCGCGCTGGATCTTGTGCTTGTGCCGGGTCTGGGGATGGGCACAGCCGGTGCCGCCGGTGCTACCCTGATTGGACTTTCGGTGTCGGTGCTGTGCTATATGCCCGCCCTTTTTGCGAAAGACCGCACGCTGCACCTTGCCGCTGCCCGGCCAAACCCGCGCGAGACACTCTCCTGCCTGAAAAGCGGGCTGCCCGCCGCGGCCCCGTACCTGTACCGGATGGTGTTTTTCCTCTTTGCCAATCATCTGCTGCTGCGCCTCGAGGGGGAAAACGGCGTGGCGGTTTTCGCCGTGGTGCAAAGCACCGCGTATCTGATTTTGTACATATACATCGGTGCTGCCAAGGCGGCGCAGCCGCTGTTCCGAACCTTTTACGGTGAGAAAAACCTGCCGGCGGCACGACGCGCCCTCGCGTTTGCGCTGCGGTGGGGCCTCTATGCCGGCAGCACCGCAGCGGCGCTGATCTTCCTGTTTCCGGGCCTTATCTGCAGTGCCTTCGGTCTGCACGAGGAGGCACTGCACTACCTTGGCGCACCGGCGCTGCGGCTGTATGCCCTGAGCAGTATAGGGGCCGGTGTCAGCATGGTGCTGCACACCTATTATCGCTCGATTCATGAGGAGCAAAACGCCTTTATCATCACCCTGCTGCGAAACTTTGTAATACTGCTGCCCTGCACGGTATTTTTTGCCACTTCCCTGCCGCAGTTTTGGTGGCTCTACCCCGTGACCGAGCTGCTTTCTCTGCTGCTGCTTTTTGTATGGCGCTGCCTGACAGGCCGGGAACGCCTGTTTGATGCCGCGCGGGTCTACTCACTGACGATGCACGGCAGCAGCCGGGAGTTCACGGCCATGGCCGGCGGCATTGCAGCCTTTTGCGACCGGTGGCAGGCGGCACCACGGCAGCGGTACTTTGTTTCGATGGCTGCAGCAGAAAGCTGCTCGGCGTTCCTCGAACAGGCACCCGGGCATATCGCGGAGATACAGATCACGCTTGTCGCGCTTGAGGACGGCGATTTTGAGCTGCACATCCGGGACAACACCGACTTTTTCGACTCCTTCTCCGCACAGGCCGACCGCCTTGGCGGAAAAGGCACATTGGACATCGAGGCCGTGGGTATGCAGGTCATCCACCAGCAGGCCAAGGAGTTCTCTTACCAGCAGTATGAGAGCTTCAGCACCCTTGTCGTGCGGATATAA
- a CDS encoding bifunctional metallophosphatase/5'-nucleotidase, giving the protein MRKECTALALAGVLLLAAVPCAWPVCAQDAAPGTAVDIVFTHDTHSHLNTFTTVVDGLETELGGFARMNTLIEAQRAQNPDTLVIDGGDFSMGTLIQTVFETQAAELRMLGHLGCDVTTLGNHEFDYRSKGLANMLTSAQASGDAVPAMVVCNVDWDTMEAEGLTEGQQRLKDAFATYGVSDYTVLEKGDVDIAVVGVFGKDALACAPTCELKFEDPIEAVKQTVADIKANEDVDMIVCVSHSGTWEDESKSEDELLAKAVPDLDLILSGHTHTELEKPIQHGSTYVVSCGEYGKNLGELTLTQQADGRWAMSAYELIPITSDIAVHAATQQTIDSFMDTVDTDYLARFGYTKDQVLAENDIVFSTQKDLENIHEEHNLGDIIADAYVYAVENAADYDGVPVDLAVVPSGTVRDTYARGDITVEQVFNSFSLGIGADGVPGYPLISVYLTGREIRTAAEIDASVSDFMTTARLYCSGLNFTYNPHRLLLNKVTDVCLEDDGQRVALEDDKLYRIVADLYSGQMLSAVTDMSYGILAIVPKYADGTPITDFEDVIITENGRELKAWDSIARYMASFADTDGDGIANVPAYYSTTHGRKLVDTSRSPLALLKNPNKFTAVYAGLLAVAVLLIVLVVLLIRKLVKKARRRAA; this is encoded by the coding sequence ATGAGAAAAGAATGTACCGCGCTGGCACTGGCGGGCGTGCTGCTGCTTGCGGCTGTGCCCTGCGCATGGCCCGTTTGCGCGCAGGACGCAGCACCGGGCACAGCGGTAGACATCGTATTTACCCACGACACCCACTCTCATCTGAACACCTTCACCACGGTGGTGGACGGGCTGGAAACAGAGCTGGGCGGCTTTGCACGCATGAACACCCTGATCGAGGCGCAGCGGGCGCAAAACCCCGATACGCTGGTGATCGACGGCGGCGACTTCTCTATGGGAACACTGATCCAGACCGTGTTTGAAACGCAGGCGGCCGAGCTGCGCATGCTGGGGCATCTTGGGTGCGATGTAACGACCCTCGGCAACCATGAGTTTGACTATCGCTCCAAGGGGCTTGCCAACATGCTGACCAGCGCACAGGCGTCCGGGGATGCTGTCCCGGCCATGGTGGTCTGCAATGTAGACTGGGACACGATGGAGGCAGAGGGCCTGACCGAGGGGCAGCAGCGCCTGAAGGACGCCTTTGCCACATACGGCGTCAGCGATTATACCGTGCTGGAGAAGGGCGATGTGGACATTGCCGTGGTGGGTGTTTTCGGCAAGGACGCGCTTGCCTGCGCCCCGACCTGCGAGCTGAAATTTGAGGACCCGATCGAGGCGGTCAAACAGACCGTGGCCGACATCAAGGCCAACGAGGATGTGGATATGATCGTCTGCGTTTCCCACAGCGGCACATGGGAGGACGAGAGCAAGTCCGAGGACGAGCTGCTGGCCAAGGCGGTGCCCGACCTTGATCTGATCCTGAGCGGCCATACCCACACCGAGCTCGAGAAGCCGATCCAACACGGCAGCACCTATGTGGTATCCTGCGGCGAGTACGGCAAGAACCTTGGCGAGCTTACGCTGACACAGCAGGCGGACGGCCGGTGGGCCATGTCTGCCTATGAGCTGATCCCGATCACATCGGATATTGCGGTGCACGCCGCCACGCAGCAGACGATCGACAGCTTTATGGACACCGTGGATACCGACTATCTTGCCCGGTTCGGCTACACGAAGGATCAGGTCCTTGCAGAGAACGACATTGTCTTTTCCACCCAGAAGGATCTTGAAAACATCCACGAGGAGCATAACCTCGGCGACATCATTGCGGATGCCTATGTCTACGCCGTGGAGAACGCCGCCGACTATGACGGTGTACCGGTGGATCTGGCCGTTGTGCCGAGCGGCACAGTGCGCGACACCTACGCCCGGGGCGACATTACGGTCGAGCAGGTGTTCAATTCCTTCTCGCTGGGTATCGGTGCGGACGGCGTGCCCGGCTATCCGCTCATCAGCGTCTACCTGACCGGGCGGGAGATCCGTACTGCTGCAGAGATCGATGCCTCCGTGTCCGATTTTATGACAACGGCGCGCCTGTATTGCAGCGGGCTGAACTTCACCTACAACCCGCACCGGCTGCTGCTGAACAAGGTGACCGATGTCTGCCTTGAGGATGACGGGCAGCGCGTTGCGTTGGAGGATGATAAGCTGTACCGCATCGTGGCTGACCTGTACAGCGGCCAGATGCTGAGCGCCGTGACCGACATGTCCTATGGCATCCTCGCCATCGTGCCGAAGTATGCGGACGGCACCCCCATCACCGACTTTGAGGATGTCATCATCACGGAAAACGGCCGGGAGCTGAAGGCATGGGATTCGATCGCGCGCTATATGGCCTCGTTTGCCGACACGGACGGCGACGGCATTGCCAATGTGCCGGCGTATTACAGCACCACCCACGGCCGCAAGCTGGTCGATACCAGCCGCAGCCCCCTTGCCCTGCTGAAGAATCCCAACAAATTCACCGCCGTTTACGCCGGTCTGCTGGCCGTGGCGGTGCTGCTGATCGTGCTGGTTGTACTGCTGATCCGAAAGCTGGTCAAAAAGGCCAGACGCCGCGCCGCATAA
- a CDS encoding cysteine hydrolase: MESEKIILDIVVDVQKDFITGALANPAAQANVAHLADTAKAHAEAGHWMFFTRDTHPDNYLETREGRHLPVEHCIEGEDGWNLAPELENAMAGTEPAVCRVINKATFGSYMLPSDILDELMAHNKAVTDLEKIVIYGYCTDICVISNAMVLRAAFPETEIEILSDCCAGVTPGTHRTALDAMRACQFTIL; the protein is encoded by the coding sequence ATGGAGAGCGAAAAAATCATTCTTGATATTGTGGTCGATGTGCAGAAGGACTTTATCACCGGTGCGCTGGCAAACCCCGCTGCGCAGGCCAATGTAGCCCATCTGGCCGATACCGCCAAGGCCCACGCCGAGGCCGGGCACTGGATGTTCTTTACCCGCGACACCCACCCCGACAACTATCTGGAAACGCGGGAGGGCCGCCATCTGCCGGTGGAGCACTGCATCGAGGGCGAGGACGGCTGGAACCTTGCCCCGGAGCTGGAAAACGCGATGGCCGGCACCGAGCCTGCGGTCTGCCGCGTGATCAACAAGGCCACCTTCGGCAGCTATATGCTGCCCAGCGATATTCTGGACGAGCTGATGGCCCACAACAAGGCCGTGACCGACCTTGAAAAAATCGTTATCTACGGCTACTGCACCGACATCTGTGTCATCAGCAACGCGATGGTGCTGCGCGCCGCCTTCCCCGAAACGGAGATCGAGATCCTCTCCGACTGCTGCGCCGGGGTGACACCGGGCACCCACCGCACCGCGCTGGACGCCATGCGTGCCTGCCAGTTTACGATCCTGTAA
- the recQ gene encoding DNA helicase RecQ → MTPLEALKRYFGYDSFRPGQEEIVNAILAGRDALAVMPTGAGKSLCYQVPALLLPGITLVISPLISLMQDQVKALNNAGIRAAFINSSLSEAQIDKALTLAAEGSYKLLYVAPERLESSAFRSFAAAAELSMITVDEAHCISQWGQDFRPSYLKILAFVDSLPRRPILSAFTATATRTVQEDIRCTLRLQNPKVLVTGFDRPNLYFQVEATRRKDDFVLQYLRDHPGESGIIYCATRKNVDKLQELLAEAGFAAAKYHAGLTAEARRTNQNDFIYDKAPVIVATNAFGMGIDKSNVRFVLHYNMPSSMENYYQEAGRAGRDGLPAQCVLLFSAQDVIINKFLLERRENPDLEEEDAALLYQRDLQRLQVMEQYCRTTACLRNTILTYFGEHPTAPCGSCGSCNNVYEQADLTDAAKRMINCVAELRGRFGKAVVFGTLQGANRARLRELGAPGLKSYGTLQALPRDTLDRLLAQLLEDGYLVQTDDQYAVLRLGDITPLKEGAQVLVRLPPRQEPERTAPKPQNRSIMDSLTGAGLALFAELRTLRLEIAQSEGLPPYVVFGDKSLADMCLRAPRSVEGMIGVYGMGERKYEKYAARFFAVIEAYRAAHPDAVLSLDPPAAEPAPAEGETPRKAAKGPKAAFSLTEETAGQFRYGDAYTGAELKAALAEAGGPGMKAPTIKAIEAWLLEQRLIAMEKLPTSGFYYVPTPAGVDAGLRSAERVSARGTPYAVLQYTPPVQRMIVEHFIVK, encoded by the coding sequence ATGACACCGCTTGAAGCGCTCAAACGCTATTTCGGCTACGATTCCTTCCGCCCCGGGCAGGAGGAGATTGTCAACGCCATTCTGGCCGGGCGGGACGCACTGGCCGTCATGCCCACCGGCGCAGGCAAGTCGCTCTGCTATCAGGTCCCTGCCCTGCTGCTGCCGGGCATTACCCTTGTCATCTCGCCGCTGATCTCGCTGATGCAGGATCAGGTCAAGGCGCTGAACAACGCCGGTATCCGCGCCGCTTTCATCAACTCGAGCCTGAGCGAGGCGCAGATCGACAAGGCACTGACCCTTGCCGCCGAGGGCAGCTACAAGCTCCTCTATGTCGCACCCGAGCGGCTGGAGAGCAGCGCCTTCCGCAGCTTTGCCGCAGCGGCCGAGCTTTCGATGATCACAGTAGACGAGGCGCACTGTATCAGCCAGTGGGGGCAGGATTTCCGCCCCAGCTACCTCAAGATCCTTGCCTTTGTGGACAGTCTGCCCCGGCGGCCGATCCTCTCGGCCTTTACGGCCACAGCGACCCGGACAGTGCAGGAGGATATACGCTGCACGCTGCGGCTGCAGAACCCCAAGGTGCTGGTGACGGGCTTTGACCGCCCGAACCTGTATTTTCAGGTCGAGGCCACCCGCCGCAAGGACGACTTTGTGCTGCAATACCTGCGCGACCACCCGGGCGAGAGCGGCATCATCTACTGCGCCACCCGCAAAAATGTCGATAAGCTGCAGGAGCTGCTGGCCGAGGCCGGCTTTGCCGCCGCCAAATACCACGCCGGGCTGACCGCCGAGGCCCGCCGCACCAACCAGAACGATTTCATCTACGACAAGGCGCCGGTCATCGTAGCCACAAACGCCTTTGGCATGGGTATTGACAAATCCAATGTGCGGTTTGTCTTGCACTACAACATGCCCTCCAGTATGGAAAACTACTATCAGGAGGCCGGCCGCGCCGGGCGTGACGGACTGCCCGCCCAATGTGTGCTGCTTTTTTCGGCGCAGGATGTCATCATCAACAAATTCCTGCTTGAGCGCAGGGAGAACCCTGATTTAGAGGAGGAGGACGCCGCGCTGCTGTACCAGCGCGATCTGCAGCGGCTGCAGGTGATGGAGCAGTACTGCCGCACCACCGCCTGCCTGCGCAACACGATCCTGACCTATTTCGGCGAGCATCCCACCGCGCCCTGCGGCAGCTGCGGCAGCTGCAACAATGTCTATGAGCAGGCCGACCTGACCGATGCCGCCAAGCGGATGATCAACTGCGTGGCGGAGCTGCGCGGGCGGTTCGGCAAGGCGGTCGTATTCGGCACGCTGCAGGGCGCGAACCGCGCCCGCCTGCGGGAGCTTGGCGCACCGGGCCTGAAAAGCTACGGCACCCTGCAGGCGCTGCCGCGCGATACGCTGGACCGGCTGCTGGCCCAGCTTTTGGAGGACGGCTACCTTGTACAGACCGATGACCAGTACGCTGTGCTGCGTCTGGGTGACATCACCCCGCTGAAGGAGGGTGCGCAGGTCCTTGTGCGGCTGCCGCCCCGGCAGGAGCCGGAGCGCACCGCCCCGAAGCCACAAAACCGCAGCATCATGGACAGCCTGACCGGTGCAGGGCTTGCACTCTTTGCCGAGCTGCGCACGCTGCGCCTTGAGATCGCGCAGAGCGAGGGACTGCCGCCCTATGTTGTCTTTGGTGATAAATCGCTGGCCGATATGTGCCTGCGCGCGCCGCGCAGTGTGGAGGGGATGATCGGCGTGTACGGCATGGGCGAGCGCAAGTATGAAAAGTACGCAGCGCGCTTTTTTGCCGTCATCGAGGCCTACCGCGCCGCACATCCTGATGCCGTGCTGAGCCTTGATCCCCCCGCTGCGGAGCCTGCCCCCGCCGAGGGCGAGACACCCCGCAAGGCCGCCAAGGGCCCCAAGGCAGCTTTTTCCCTGACCGAGGAGACCGCCGGGCAGTTCCGCTACGGGGACGCCTACACCGGTGCAGAGCTGAAGGCTGCGCTGGCCGAGGCCGGCGGCCCCGGCATGAAGGCCCCGACCATCAAGGCCATTGAGGCATGGCTGCTTGAGCAGCGCCTGATCGCCATGGAAAAGCTGCCCACCAGCGGGTTCTACTATGTCCCCACCCCCGCCGGTGTCGATGCCGGTCTGCGCAGCGCCGAGCGTGTCAGCGCGCGCGGCACGCCCTACGCCGTGCTGCAGTACACCCCGCCGGTGCAGCGAATGATCGTAGAGCATTTTATCGTGAAGTAA
- a CDS encoding ATP-binding protein: MIKSFYEEPIFSSDFQRKDLQVIDKSIQQLLDKNNGVGVVGGFYTPGLPVGIISELALRSLGCHRDEVFGSGYTMQFADCFAEDCDLRDLENFRQFKGKRTLCLHTRDGGWRWFYLCKDEKQLPDGRVMWLLTLCDCNALHKREKWLVEARNSAEAANRAKSSFLSRMSHDIRSPLNGILGMAKIAYDNAENPEKVRDTMEKLTAAGQQLETLINDVLDISRMESGRMRITHEPFDLYELLARCGDTLHTQVVRMQLTCHVHFNHRHSHVIGSPLHVQRIIANISSNAVKYNRVGGTINYTLDEIPKDENHAVYRFTVQDTGIGMSEEFQRHIYEPFMQENEALRSELKGTGLGLAIAKELVDLMGGTITVSSTLGEGTTFVIELPLELDLSAPKQPAACKPLPSLNGMKLLLAEDNALNAEVACYLLENAGAAVTVAENGQAALDAFLATGKGEAPLLDAILMDVVMPVMDGLQAARAIRESSHPQAKEIPIIAQTANAFAEDVQRTQQAGMNDHISKPLNEAALLRVLAQYYRPQQ; this comes from the coding sequence ATGATCAAAAGCTTTTACGAGGAGCCAATTTTCAGCAGCGATTTTCAGCGGAAGGATCTGCAGGTAATCGACAAATCCATCCAGCAGCTGCTGGATAAAAATAACGGCGTCGGCGTTGTAGGCGGCTTCTACACGCCGGGGCTGCCGGTCGGCATCATCAGTGAGCTGGCGCTGCGATCCCTCGGCTGCCATAGGGACGAGGTGTTCGGCAGCGGCTACACGATGCAGTTTGCTGACTGCTTTGCCGAGGACTGCGACCTGCGTGACCTTGAGAATTTCCGTCAGTTCAAGGGCAAGCGTACCCTCTGCCTGCACACCCGGGATGGGGGCTGGCGCTGGTTTTACCTCTGCAAGGACGAAAAGCAGCTGCCGGACGGCCGCGTTATGTGGCTGCTGACCCTTTGCGACTGCAACGCCCTGCACAAGCGCGAGAAATGGCTGGTCGAGGCGCGCAACAGCGCCGAGGCTGCCAACAGGGCAAAATCATCCTTCCTCTCCCGGATGAGCCACGACATACGCTCGCCGCTCAACGGCATTTTGGGCATGGCTAAGATCGCCTACGACAACGCGGAGAACCCTGAAAAGGTCCGCGACACGATGGAGAAGCTGACCGCCGCCGGGCAGCAGCTGGAAACGCTCATCAATGATGTGCTGGATATAAGCCGTATGGAGAGCGGCCGTATGCGGATCACCCATGAGCCCTTTGACCTGTATGAGCTGCTGGCCCGCTGCGGGGACACGCTGCACACCCAGGTGGTAAGGATGCAGCTGACCTGCCATGTGCATTTCAACCACCGGCATAGCCATGTTATCGGCAGCCCGTTGCATGTGCAGCGCATCATAGCGAATATCTCCAGCAACGCGGTCAAGTACAACCGGGTGGGCGGCACGATCAACTACACGCTGGACGAGATCCCCAAGGACGAGAACCACGCTGTCTACCGCTTTACGGTGCAGGATACCGGCATCGGCATGAGCGAGGAGTTCCAGCGCCATATCTATGAGCCCTTTATGCAGGAGAATGAAGCCCTGCGCAGTGAGCTGAAGGGCACCGGGCTGGGGCTGGCCATTGCGAAAGAGCTTGTGGACCTGATGGGCGGCACGATCACGGTAAGCAGCACGCTGGGCGAGGGCACGACCTTTGTCATTGAGCTGCCCCTTGAACTGGATCTGAGCGCGCCGAAGCAGCCTGCCGCGTGCAAGCCGCTGCCCAGCCTGAACGGGATGAAGCTGCTGCTGGCCGAGGATAACGCACTGAACGCCGAGGTCGCCTGCTACCTGCTGGAAAACGCCGGGGCTGCGGTGACGGTGGCCGAAAACGGTCAGGCGGCACTCGATGCCTTTTTGGCAACCGGTAAGGGGGAGGCCCCGCTGCTTGATGCGATCCTGATGGATGTTGTCATGCCGGTGATGGACGGTCTGCAGGCGGCGCGCGCGATACGCGAAAGCAGCCACCCGCAGGCAAAGGAGATCCCCATCATTGCGCAGACGGCCAACGCCTTTGCCGAGGATGTACAGCGCACACAGCAGGCAGGTATGAACGACCATATCTCAAAGCCGCTGAATGAGGCCGCTCTGCTGCGCGTGCTGGCGCAGTATTATAGGCCCCAACAGTAA
- a CDS encoding amino acid ABC transporter substrate-binding protein: MKNLNRLTALTLTAALTAALTACGGTAAASSGTAASADATAADLLSEIQTRGTITIAMEGTWAPWTYHDESDTLVGYDVEVGTKIAEKLGVEPQFVEGEWDGLLAGLDAGRYDIMVNGVDITPDRAAKYDFSTPYAYNRTAVITRADDDSIQTLGDLNGKTTANTISSTYAQLAEQYGATVTAVDDLNQTFELLNSGRIDATLNAEVTFYDYTKEHPDANVKIAVLTDDANEVAIPMRKGEETATLRAAIDTAIEELRADGTLKALSEKYFGTDISTND; this comes from the coding sequence ATGAAAAACCTGAACAGGCTGACCGCCCTGACCCTGACCGCCGCCCTGACCGCTGCGCTGACTGCCTGCGGCGGCACGGCTGCAGCATCCTCCGGCACGGCAGCGTCTGCCGATGCCACCGCCGCCGACCTGCTGAGCGAGATCCAGACCCGCGGCACCATCACCATCGCAATGGAGGGCACCTGGGCGCCCTGGACCTACCACGATGAGAGCGATACCCTTGTGGGCTACGATGTTGAGGTCGGCACCAAAATCGCCGAAAAGCTCGGCGTGGAGCCGCAGTTTGTTGAGGGTGAGTGGGACGGCCTGCTGGCCGGTCTTGACGCCGGGCGCTATGACATTATGGTCAACGGCGTTGACATCACCCCCGACCGCGCCGCAAAATACGATTTCTCCACCCCCTACGCCTACAACCGAACGGCTGTCATCACCCGGGCGGACGATGACAGCATCCAGACGCTGGGGGATCTGAACGGCAAGACGACCGCAAACACGATCTCCAGCACCTATGCCCAGCTGGCCGAGCAGTACGGCGCGACCGTCACGGCGGTCGATGACCTGAACCAGACCTTTGAGCTGCTGAACAGCGGCCGGATCGATGCGACCCTCAACGCCGAGGTGACCTTCTACGACTACACGAAGGAGCATCCCGATGCCAATGTCAAGATCGCTGTGCTGACCGATGATGCCAACGAGGTTGCGATCCCGATGCGCAAGGGCGAGGAGACCGCAACCCTGCGCGCCGCCATCGACACCGCCATTGAGGAACTGCGCGCCGACGGCACGCTCAAGGCGCTGAGCGAGAAATATTTCGGCACGGACATCTCGACCAACGACTGA
- a CDS encoding amino acid ABC transporter ATP-binding protein: MLEIRNLRKAFGPLQVLKGIDLDVNKGDVVAILGSSGSGKTTMLRCLNFLERADAGTMDFDGRRIELHRATHAEINALRRRTGFVFQNYNLFANKTALQNVTEGLIIARKMPRRTAEELAHAQLVKVGMDDRADYYPSQLSGGQQQRVAIARAMAADPEILYFDEPTSALDPELTGEVLAVMRQLAREGRTMLVVTHEMDFARHVANRVVFMEQGVIVEQNTAEAFFNDPQQPRTQEFLQTYKQRSLL, encoded by the coding sequence ATGCTGGAAATCAGAAACCTGCGTAAGGCCTTCGGCCCGCTGCAGGTGCTCAAGGGCATTGATCTGGATGTGAACAAGGGCGATGTGGTGGCCATCCTCGGCTCAAGCGGCAGCGGCAAGACCACCATGCTGCGCTGCCTGAATTTTCTTGAGAGGGCAGATGCCGGCACGATGGATTTTGACGGCCGCCGCATCGAGCTGCACCGCGCCACCCATGCCGAGATCAACGCCCTGCGCCGCCGCACGGGCTTTGTCTTTCAGAACTACAACCTGTTTGCAAATAAGACCGCGCTGCAGAATGTGACCGAGGGGCTTATCATTGCCCGCAAGATGCCCCGCCGCACGGCCGAGGAGCTGGCCCATGCGCAGCTTGTCAAGGTCGGCATGGATGACCGCGCCGACTACTACCCCAGCCAGCTTTCCGGCGGGCAGCAGCAGCGGGTAGCCATCGCCCGCGCCATGGCGGCCGACCCCGAGATCCTCTATTTTGACGAGCCGACCTCTGCGCTTGACCCTGAGCTGACCGGCGAGGTGCTGGCCGTTATGCGCCAGCTTGCGCGGGAGGGCCGCACGATGCTGGTCGTCACCCATGAGATGGATTTTGCCCGCCATGTGGCCAACCGCGTGGTGTTTATGGAGCAGGGCGTCATTGTGGAGCAGAACACCGCCGAGGCGTTCTTCAACGACCCGCAGCAGCCCCGCACCCAAGAATTTTTACAGACCTACAAGCAAAGGAGCCTTTTGTAA
- a CDS encoding amino acid ABC transporter permease, translating to MSERLVGILLDSFGKILLPGLTVTIPLTAISFTLALIIAVAVALVQFAQVPVLQRIARFYIWVIRGTPVLVQLFVVFYGLPGVGILIEPFPAAVLVFSINEGAYCAETIRAALESVPRGQMEAGQCVGMSYLQIIRRIILPQALRTAFPTLASSLIAMIKDTSLAANITVTEMFMTTQRIVARTYEPLALYIEVGLVYLLFCTVLTRLQAVGERYLNSRGAQRS from the coding sequence ATGTCCGAACGCCTTGTCGGCATCCTTCTGGATTCCTTTGGTAAAATCCTGCTGCCGGGTCTGACCGTTACGATCCCGCTGACCGCCATTTCCTTCACACTGGCGCTCATCATCGCCGTGGCGGTGGCGCTGGTCCAGTTTGCACAGGTGCCGGTGCTGCAGCGCATCGCCCGGTTTTACATCTGGGTCATCCGCGGCACGCCGGTGCTGGTGCAGCTTTTTGTCGTCTTTTACGGCCTGCCGGGTGTCGGCATCCTGATCGAGCCGTTCCCCGCGGCGGTCCTCGTCTTTTCAATCAACGAGGGTGCGTACTGCGCCGAGACGATCCGCGCCGCGCTCGAGTCGGTCCCCCGGGGCCAGATGGAGGCCGGGCAGTGCGTTGGCATGAGCTATCTGCAGATCATCCGCCGCATCATCCTGCCGCAGGCACTGCGCACGGCGTTCCCCACGCTGGCAAGCTCGCTGATCGCCATGATCAAGGATACCTCGCTGGCGGCCAACATCACCGTGACCGAAATGTTTATGACGACCCAGCGCATTGTGGCCCGCACCTATGAGCCGCTGGCGCTGTATATCGAAGTCGGTCTGGTTTACCTGCTGTTCTGCACAGTGCTGACCCGCCTGCAGGCCGTGGGCGAGCGCTACCTCAACAGCCGCGGCGCACAAAGGAGTTGA